The genome window ccctgatccaatatggattggagcggttgggattttcgatcctaaatagcagaaattatcaacggtctcaaaattgtagtctcctatttttgttcttcccgtttgaccagtgcggtttgatgtagttggttggttggttttcggtgctgacgctgccaccatatattttgtcttgccttcattgatgtgcagtccaagatctcgcgccgcctgctcgatctggatgaaggcagtttatacgtctcgggtcgttcttcccacgatgtcgatatcgtcagcataggccagtagttgggtggacttaaagaggatcgtaccccttgcatttacctcagcatcacggagcattttctccagggccaggttaaagaggacgcatgatagggcatccctttgtcgtagatcgttgttgatggcgACTGTTGCTTACCTTGATTTATGTTTCTCTATAACTATGTTGTGATCTTAATATTTATGATATCCTTTCCAAAATGCACATCTTTTCATTTCCCAACCAAATTCAAGGAAAGGTTTTTTCAGAAAAGAAAGAACATTTTCCAGTAAAAAAACATTATTATTGCAATCTTCGTACaataaaatttctttcattttaagtTCAATGAATCATTGAAACTGTGAATAAGTCTTGCTAATACAAAAATGTTCGCTAGAAAAAATACTACAGATTGAATTCCAATGAGATTGAAAGTATTCCAACATTTGAATTCTAGAAGATAAGCCGATAGTAGCCAGAATGCTTGTGCAAACAGCCAAGGGCATGCGTTTCTTATCAAGAATGAAAGTCCAACATGACAGAAGTTTGGATAACATAGTGGCAAAAGAGCTAAATACCAAACAAAGTATTGAGATGTGACTACTGTATTGAATGTTACAAAAACAAATGTTTGGGCAAAGATACAAAAAGCCAGGGAGCTGCGTTTTCGACCGAAAGTTACACTGAGATAGAATAAAATAACAACCCTTGGGAGTAAGGTCAACAACTTTTCTAAAAACGTTTGCTTTATATCCGAACTCAAATATTGCATTAAAAAGTAAAGGGAAAAATTGTGACGTATATCAATACGACTGAAATGATACAAATAGGCTTCTTGAATGTATTGGAGGCCGTAAAATCGATAGAAAAAAAACGTTACTGTGGAAAGGGTTACAACTGTAGTAAACGCTAAGCAAATCTGCTTTTTGTTTGGCAATAAAAGTGCTTTCCAAATACTCTGGTTACTACCCGATAAAGTTAGGTAGTACGCCAAACTGAAAATAATTGGGAAAATTCGGAAATGTATTGCTAGCCCGTGAAAGATTCCGGCACAGAAGGAATATTTTAGATTATCATTTGCTTTTTGGATATAGTAGAATGTCAGGAGAATAAGAAAGTTGGATACAGCATCATTGCTTCCTCGAGACGAAATTATTATTCCCATAGGATTATAAAGCATAATGTAAGCGGCAATTTCTGACCACTTTCGGTACTTGTCTGGAGTCCTTGAAGTGGCGTCCCCCTTTTTTGAATGCTGCTTGCTCTTAGGTATATAACCTTGTTTCAATTCGTTAAAAACGATGCTTCTTATCAGAACGCTTGACATTATATCACATAAAGAGAACAGTACTTTGCCAAAGCTTTCATGCACGATTAAATTAGGGATCATGAGAAAAGCCAGCAAGGGACTATACCGATAAGTATGACGATCAAATGGTGATTCACCATTCAAGGCATGCCGTGCCCCATCAGTAACTACTCTATAATCAATATCTGTATATGGAACTTCGGCGGTTTTGTCCTGTATCATACTAAATACTATTAGAGCCAGTCGAAGCAGGAAGTTGACTAAAAGGTGTTTCTCGAATGGAATTGAAGTGAAATCAATTCGTCTTAATGTATCTGGTTTTAGTACAAACATTTTGACTAACTTATGaatgttattaaaaaaaaacactacaaATCTATTCTCTAAAGAAAAATTCTATCACGACAAGCAAACATTTACAATTTCGTATTCATTTTCTTAGCGGCTTGTTGTAAGCAATTGCGGAATTCAAGGAATTCTTTTTCACATGTACTTTGTTTTACATTGAAGTCCCGTGTAACACAAATTGCATATGTTGACGCTGCTTTAGAGCATTTTCCCAGAATAATTGGATAATTACGAAACCGCTGATGTGCTTTCTTCACTGATTCCATTCTATATTTAAAATTTCCGTGGTTTTTGCGATGGTGGCAGTGGGTCAGCAAGGAAACAATCGTATATCGGTTTAGAAAAGAATACTAAAAGTGATACAGTTGTGAAGGTGATGATAAATGCGCGGGGGTTCCGATGAATCCAATCTCGTTTGGGTACTGTATATGTCTGTCGTCGTCGTTGATTTTCTTGATTCATTATTTTATGTCTTTCTGCAAAAAATAAGAATGTTGATATAGTATTTCATATGTATGTTTGTATCCTAGAAATTAAGTTCGTatatttttctaatttcattacaaatacagaatttaatttttaatatttaaagtGCCACTAAGAGTGAGAAAATAGTAGAAGTGGATTAGGGGTAAGTTTGAAAGAAACGGGGCTATTTAAGATGTCTACAGACAGCGTTCTGGGAGGTCACTAACACTCACTAGTGcggcaaaagaaaaagaattacTGAAAACCCATcgtaaaatttcgaaaaaaaatctgttTGGTAAGCGGTGCATGACTCGTTTACTTGTATTTGCTGCAGGAAAATGTCATGCAAAGTAGGCGTGACCATTCACGTCCAATTTGAGATCAATTTCAGCAAGATGGAGTACCTCCTTAGTATCATCGTGATGTAAGAGGATATCTCAATTAAAACATACCGAACAGATGAATTGAAAGAGGTGCAATCGACCAGCCTCAAACCTCGCGCCACTAGATTTTGTTATGGGTACACATTAAAAACAAGCTTAATCTGTCAAACCGGCAACATTAGATTAATTGAAGGCGGGAATTGAAAACTGTTTCCTCATTCtttcaaagaattttctttACACAAACTACTTTTAAGGACTACTCGGGAAGGCAATAAAATTGACTGGACATCAAATAAATAATCATTGCTAGACGAATTGTGCAGTTAATAATTAATATAAAACTACCGTCAAGTAGGAAGTGGCCTTTTTGTACGATAGATTCCAAGAAGAAGTCGAATAGAAGAAAATAAAGTGTAAAATAAGAATTAACTTCTTTTTATTATTCCGACAGTGGTAAAGAAAACAGACAGATTAAGTTATGGACAAAGACATGTTCTCTACCTCGCCGTCGTCTACCCCTATCAGCTTCTTTGGCCCGACTGAATCCTGGAAGAAGTAAGCTCGGAGGGAAATCCACAATTTTCAGACTTGTTGCGTCTCCACTCATTCGGATACACCAAACACTTAGGGCATCtagaatttcttcttcttcacccTAGGTTGCAAAGCGGGAATGTAGTATGTCTGCCGCACGATGTACATTGTAAGTGCGACTACGCTATGCTGATTTGCCTTGTGAACCTGTTTAATTATCAGATCAGCCAAATACGATTTCCCTAGCATGGTATGTTTCTGCTCATAGGGAATGAGTACTTGCTCCAATCTTGAGTAATATCCCCATTAAATGTAGAGATTGCTGGGATTGGAGAACTGGGTTTTGGCAGGGTATCTTCCGTGAAACTAGTGGACGGACTTGACTGGCGACGAAACCGTGGGCAGGTGAATGTGTTCTGCCAGTCCATGCAGGATAACTACGACTACCAGTATCGCGTGTCCCGCATGTGCCTGATTGAAACGACAGCCCCGCTGGGTATTTCAAAAGACTCCTCCGCTGCTATGCTTGGGGTTCTGGAGTTTCCGAATAGGTatgaactttttaaaaaatcccTGTCTTTACGAGATTGTGGGACCGATTCCGAAGCTCGAATCCAGCAAGGGCTTCGGTAATACCATGAGTGCTTGGACATTGTTCCCTCCAATGATTCCAGGTCGAGCCCTGTCCTCGGGGATAAGTATAGCATGCACTCCCTTGAGTGGTATACCAGAAAATACATGTCAGCTATTTTCTCAACATGACTGAGTCTAAATATCGTCCTTTGCCCTGACGACATATTGGGCTCGTTTTCGGCATTTTCCATCACTTTCTCGAGCTGCTATTTCACGTTCGAAGTTGGTCTTCATCTGAGCCAGAGTGTGTGGTTTATCGATGTcaactttgaatttcaaatatccCCAGAAATAGAAGTCTGATGGAGTTAAATCCGGCAAACGCGGTGGCCAGCCAAAATCGCTATTATTCGATAAGAAGTACGGCCCAAACATATACTTCCCAGAAATACTACCCCAGCCGGTCACTCTGTGGATATAGAGAGGCTCTTCGTGGATTAATTATGGGTTTTCACTGAGGTAATAGCGGCAATTTTGTTTGTTCACTGCTCCGTTCAGTAAGAAATGTGTCTCCTTGTGCTTGATGATTTGACGCCAAAAATTTCGCCGTCATTCGCAACCACTTCGACACAAAATTTGGAGGTGTATGGTTAATTCCCTCAAAATGACACATTAAACATACTTTGACACTAGATTCGACaacatatttcaaaattattgacCTACTCTGTATATTAAGATTTAAAAACTCCAGTGGGCAGCAGGACCCGTAGAGCGTATGGACAACAGGAGAGTTTTGAGACGCCTACTCAAAGGTAAGATCAAAGGGAAGCGTTACACGATTCTCCGTTTCCGAAAACGGAGTACGCATTCGCTTTATCCAgaaacaagtagggaaaccggaagctgggcgcttcatttatgtaaggttttatgtatttcttatataaaattatttcagttgacatttgttccatttgtagttagcacataatgtatatgcatatgcgccacctttgacctactataactttgttagtaacaatgCGAGTCCAACCAAACCACCTCAGTTTAGCATTGAAAAGTATAAATCGGgatctttaatttgaaatcccacataactatacttggtagaaaaagaaccaCTTTAAGTTTCACAAAGCTACTGcatcatagttcccaccttcctaacaaatttagtgtcaattgtTACATccgtttctgataaaagtgcTAATGACAGACAGGCGGTAGactgattttgttttacacaagacttTAAAAAGGAGCAGAAAACTTGGCGATGCCAAGAACCGACATTGGACTGTAGTACCATTGACGAAGAAGATGGTGGTCTAACCTTTTCAATAACGCAATTGAAGAAATCTCCGAACCAGAGGGTTTGGTTTCAGCCTCTGTGCTTACCAGAACTCTAGATGCCGTGGAATGAAGAAAGAGATGGCAAAAATCAAATGCAACTGCAAAAAAGCAAGCTATAAATGCTGCACCGAATCCAACTTTGACAGTGTTAAATTGCGTGACTTAAGTGGTCAATTATAAATACCAAAACGAGATTTTGTACGACTACGAAATGATTCATTCGATACCGAATATTCACATAAAACGCCGTGGACGCATTTGCCTCTCAAAAGCCAACCATTGATTCCCTGAACGACAAATTAGAAGATTTTGAACGTTAACAGAGTTATCAAAACTACTGATTGATGCCAATTCCACAATTAATCTTTCTCTATCAAGCTGATGAAGTTACACTTTTATACCGACCACATTTTGCAcgaaactttcaaaatttgaatGGACCTTTGACTTAGGTTCATTGCAAAGTCTCTAGTTTGATTGTCACATATACATACTTTATTCAAGTGATAAAAATTGCGTCTCTAGAATAAGCTTACAGTTAATTTTAGTATCTAATTCTAAATTATATTCAAGAACTTTCATGCGGAACTTTGCTTAGATTTAGTTCTTCATATGTCCATCACAGCCatctttgttttttccattATCTGCTCTTGTTTGCTGAAATTCGGTGGTTTTTGGATGGTATTCATTGCAtgttttttcagaaatttgggGATAGTGGTAGCATTGTGCGTGTGTGGCTTCCtcaaaaatattttcgtttttgACCAATTGTTTTACAATAACGTCTTATCACAACCAAATAATACTCCTGATTCACTATCTGAATGTCAGAATTCTGCACGATACCACTGTAATCGACCAAATCCGTGAGTATCTGCTTCTTTTTCGACTGAAAACTACATGCTTTTTCGGTCTCGGTATTCGCAGCACGCTATTGACTCGCTTGAGGTCTGAATTGCGTGTCCAATTCATAAACCCACGTCTTGTCTCCAGAAATCATGTCCTCGTCAtgtaaaatttaatacaaactcTTACTTGTAAGAAATCAAAAATACGTACATAGGCAGATGTACTCAACAAGATGCCATTTTTACTATAGTTGAGGTATGACACTGAAATTGGAAGGAATGTGAATAGTAGATATAGcagtctaaaaaaaaaaattgaatcagtAGGAACCCAACGGTGGTAATTCCAAGCTCTTTTTAATCAAGGTAATATATCAAAATCTAGAGGTTTTTTGCTTTCGTGGTTTGTTCAATCCTTTCATAAAATTCTCTGaatctttttgttttgtttccctTCACTTCACGTTACTATACGTCATTAGTGCGCTTTTTTATCTCGGCCAGTCCACAGTTTATTtcacccgattgaagaatttccGGACCTTTGCGCTTATGACGACTCTATTATGGTTTTCCACTATTGTCTCCAGTTCTATTTCACTCCTGATATCACTGCCCACTGTTCTTCTGCGAGTCCTTGCTACTCCTTCCACTTTGGAGTTGCCATCAatgtctgattattctgtgctcCGACACAAAGGGCTGTGTCGcacatccgacaccctccaattcttaaCTAGTTCGAAAGTCTTGCCTGGTGCTGGTTACGAAGGTTGGTGtgttccttccttccttatttctaacttattgctgaaGATAAATTCAAGAATGGACCTCCTCGATTGCtctcgctgcttccccagatctcATGCTGgacatttgaaatttttaagctccataactttttaaagggAGGCGATCGCGTGGATTTGAAGAGAGAGGATCTCCTACTTTTCCCCCTATGCATCTTTACTCCTCCCGGGAGCTGTTTTCAAAGTTAAAGTCTGTCATTACATCATAATAGCCCGAAATTGAAATGTAACAACCGAAATTCTTTTTCGGGGTAGgtttgaaaattcatttcaccATGATGGCATCGAAAAAAACCTTCTTTGGGGTGCCGTAACTCTTTAAGGCAGGGGGAGCGACACGTTTTTTCATCGGGGTTGGAAAAGAGAAACCTTCCCCTTATCCTTAACAAACTCTCCGAAGAGGATGACCGGTTTGTGAGAAGTGAagcgaagttttttttttatattcatagATCCCACCCAATCACTTCACCCCTCaacaacaagggctgaaatactcgacaagacatcgggacgcgcagacggagaaaaGGAGTCGTAAAGTAATTCAACGGAGATAGGAACACAGAatataccacgcagtgctataattgcggaaagaggcacagtggaaactggcgaaactaaccaaatggtttcgaatataagccgagtggaagGGCTGTCAACtattctggcgcaagctgaagaggaaaggcttattaagaaatgctcGGCAGTTGTAAAGCGCATgggatctgcgacgttcctctagaaaaacgtcagcaaaggtgtgaaaaacgggctaatggaactggaggagctcctggacaggatttattattataagcggacatggagagaaagagaaaatccgcaggaTATAGAAACAAGCGCGTCTCCCaacgagaacactacgagtaccaaacggatcgcagacagcccattgcagagcgaactggggaaaaaacgaaaggagcaaggaacatctgaaggagacttcactcaggtaccctccagggttcaaaagaagaaggtgaagaggaacaagagacaacacgtcgcgccatcagaaaaacctctacctaaaattaaggcggacacgaagagcggagcaccaaaagaaaaggtggagagacaaaggaggactagaccgccagctttgcttattaagccgacggaaggcaagatctttgcggaagttctcagcgaaatccgttacaagatttaatccgaagataacggagcagaagtgtcttccattcgtaaaacaaacggtggtggagtcctagtcgagcTAGGCCTGAAGACAATAAATATGGatggatggggttcgtcagcagctctatttaaacaccggggatctctcttcagacaacattgccgAAGAGATGCTAAGaaatgctgacaggtggagccgttttCCTATTacattcgggtccttctcgttgctaagaagatagaactcgatcgATGGAGGAGTCGGATGGCAGGGGTTTCCTGGAACTGACAGTTCTCTCCCActtctcccctcccgttagtgaaagaaattccctgatttgaagtccGGAAACTAGCCCCTCCCCCCTAAAATGTACTGGAATGGTGTGAGGCCACTTTCTGCTTTTAAAAAATCAGGACCTCAAATTTGAAAACTACGCACTGTTTGTAggttataaataaaaatttctgaATTATTGGAATAAGACACAATGAAACGCACTTTAGCGAATTACAAGGAATAGTGGCACCCCCTCTTATACTAAAATTTACTTAAGGATTAATGTGTACTTAATAATGTCGCTATAAACCTACCCTTTTTGGTTGGTTTCCTTCCCGGTCTCCACCGACTTCTTTGGCAAATAACTTTTCTCTAAATTGATACCAGAACAACACAAAGACTGATCATGCCACTTCAAGCAACATTGTCGCATATCTTCGAGAACATCTAAGCACGAGCCTTCTTGGTAATTGTTCTCTAAGGGGGAAACATAGAAATTACATAAGCACAGGCAGCTAACTTATCTCAATTCTTTATAGTCACCTTTTAAGCAAGATTGAATCCGACAAGCGTTTGCCTTACACGGGTCTTTTCGGTTCTTGGACATAAATTAAGATAAACTGGTTGCTCACAACTCCCACAACTTTATCTTAATTTCCCGGGGCTCACCAATGAAACTGTGCAGCAACTTTTGTCGAAATCCGTAAACATAACCTTTTGTTGTgacaaataaattgaaattggaaatattcataattttttcaattgGAAAAGGACTTGAAGAGAAATGTGTCAACGGTAAATTTTCAGAAGTAGATGTCACTGTATATCTACTAAGTAAATTCACATTTCAAGGCGAAATTAACTCAATCTCCGAACCATTTGAGACATTTTGCTGTTGtgagaaaagaagaagacgaactTTTAAGGAATTTACAATTTAAGGGTCAAGGGGCAAATTTAAATGGTTTCAGTAAAATTGTTCCGTTTGGATTCACGATTTGGATGGTGTTATAAACATTTCcagtgaaaaaatcatgaaaattatAGTAGACAAAGGAATGTTCTTAATTTTCTGTATATCTTGTCCCCAACCCCCAAATTCAATATGAGCCAACTGTTCCTCGACAGTGATCTGATCGGATGCAGTTTCTATAGATGTGCTATTTATTCGTATACAGAAATCCTTTCTGCCGTAAAGATAATACCTAAAATAATCGTGAAGAACAAGGAACATTTCAAACGATTGATCAACAGAGAGGTTAGTTTTCATCCTGGTTCCTCctgcattcatcatcaacggcgcaacaacgggtatccggtctaggcttgccttaatgaggaactccagaaatttcGGGTTtccgccgaggtctaccaattcgatatccctaaaagctgtctgacgtcctgacctacgccatcgttccatctcaggcagggtctgcctcgtcttctttttctaccatagatattgcccttatagactttccaaggtggatcatccttatccatactgattaagtgacccgcccaccgtaacctattgagccggattttatccacaacgggacggtcatggtatcgcttatagatttcgtccttatgtaggctacaaaatcgtccatcctcatgtagggggccaaaaattcttcggaggattcttctctcgaacgcgaccaagagttcacaatttttcttgctaaggacccaagtctccgaggaatacatgaggactggcaagatcattgtcttgtacagtaagagctttgaccctatggtgagacagtttttgcaagctgaaataggcctgttggctgtcaacaaccgtgcgcggatttcttcatcgtagctgttatcggttgtgattgtcgaccctagataggcgaaactatcaacggtcgcaaagttatagtctcctatctttgttcttcccgtttgaccagtgcggtttgatgttgttggttgtcggtgctgacgttgcaaccatattctttgtcttgccttcattgatgtgcagcccaagatctcgcgtcgattgtcggctgctcgatctggatgaaggcagtttgtacgtctcgggtcgttcctcccatgatgtcgatatcttcagcataggtcagtagttgggtagacttaacgaggatcatacccctcgcatttaccacaacatcacggatcactttttccagggccaggttaaaaaggacgcatgatagggcatccccttggctatgctatcataagcggctttaaagtcgatcaaaagatggtgcaactaatctccatattccaacagtttttccaccgcttgccgcagagagaaaatctgatctgttgctgatttgtctggagtgatgcctctttggtatgggtcaatgatgtcctgggcgtatggggctatccggcctagcaagatagcggagaatatcttatagatggtactcagcaacgtgatacctctataattactgcactgtgtgatatctccctttttatgtatgagacagataatgcctctttgccagtcgtcaggcgttgatttgctgtcccaaaccttcagcacaatttgatgaaccacttggtgtaatcagttgcctccatatttaacagattcggctgtatttccatcggctcctggcgacttatgatttttcagccgatgaattgcaaggactgtttcttctatgcttggtggtggcagtatttgtccgtcgttttcagttggcgggacctccaactcgccgatgttctggttgttcagtagttcatcaaagcactcaacctatcgctcagaaatgcccattctgtcggaactcagatttccctctttgtctcggcaggatgagcatcgaggtgtataaggcttcagcctgctgacttgttggtaaaacttgcgctcctggtgcggttgatccctgtacttttcgagttcacagacttgttggttctctcaggcttcctttttccgtctgtgaagtcgcttctctgctcgccggagttcatgataagtcggtatgcagcattctttcgttctattgctagcttacattcatcgttaaattagccgttccgactttttttgaggctggggccaagtatgtttgtggctgtatttatgataacgtttttcaggtgattgtgaatatcatttgttgatacttcatctccaggatctctgttgactgcgggtaTTGCGGagagctgtgctgtggatggcttcagtgttaactcccacctgattgtcagaggggattttgggtcgtgttgttattcgagctcgagataatggtccgagtctatattgctccGACTTTAGTGACTCGTCCTTCCTCCTTTTACAAACAGATTTTGGGACGTCATTGGCAATGTAATGCTCggacatacagttctttgcagttagGGTAAATTATAGTGCCTTCCTTTAACCTGCCATTGGCGAacgtcggcctaatgatagtaacGTATATCTACATGAGCTTCGAGTCCCCCTCTCGAGGCATCTGTTTGCATCTTTGAGGAGAAGAGTACTAGCATGCGTTCCAACCTCTTACCTTATTTAGTCCTGAAATATACAACCTCGTAAAAAACCTCGCCCAAGCTAGAGGAAGCGAACGAGCGGTTTCCGGAGGGTATTCTTGCACGATagccaaaaattaaattaaaatgaaaaaaaaaaaatctttaacgataaatattcaaaacaaaattttattcggAGAGTTTACGactttactttctttttataataaCTTATCATTTATTGGATAACTGACAAGAGACAAGGGACTTTCTTTCTCAAGTAAGCACAACTCCGTATTGAATAATATTTTACTTTAtatgtttaaattaaaaataaaatcttaacaAATACTATCAATatattctttgatttttttcgaggaaacgaaattgaaaaattcaaaacataaaagacaataattattacagaataataatataaaaaaatcttaaTCTTTAAAAGGGCTCCTAACTCTTTTCGCTGCAGGTTCTAGGTTCTCATCTGTGTCCTCTATACTATCCATATCGTCCATTGATACTGCTGTTGTCTGTTGGAAAGAAAAAATCCGTGTTTTGTTAGGAATAGAAAGTTGGCCGGCTGTTGTACAGTCGAAGGAGAGCTTACCTGCGCATTAGTCTGATCTATACTGCTCTCTGAAATCTTTCTGTTCTGTG of Hermetia illucens chromosome 4, iHerIll2.2.curated.20191125, whole genome shotgun sequence contains these proteins:
- the LOC119654772 gene encoding cx9C motif-containing protein 4 isoform X1 codes for the protein MSKNRKDPCKANACRIQSCLKENNYQEGSCLDVLEDMRQCCLKWHDQSLCCSGINLEKSYLPKKSVETGKETNQKGVIPQL
- the LOC119654772 gene encoding cx9C motif-containing protein 4 isoform X2 gives rise to the protein MSKNRKDPCKANACRIQSCLKENNYQEGSCLDVLEDMRQCCLKWHDQSLCCSGINLEKSYLPKKSVETGKETNQKGKT
- the LOC119654774 gene encoding uncharacterized protein LOC119654774, which produces MNQENQRRRQTYTVPKRDWIHRNPRAFIITFTTVSLLVFFSKPIYDCFLADPLPPSQKPRKF
- the LOC119654771 gene encoding GPI mannosyltransferase 1; translation: MFVLKPDTLRRIDFTSIPFEKHLLVNFLLRLALIVFSMIQDKTAEVPYTDIDYRVVTDGARHALNGESPFDRHTYRYSPLLAFLMIPNLIVHESFGKVLFSLCDIMSSVLIRSIVFNELKQGYIPKSKQHSKKGDATSRTPDKYRKWSEIAAYIMLYNPMGIIISSRGSNDAVSNFLILLTFYYIQKANDNLKYSFCAGIFHGLAIHFRIFPIIFSLAYYLTLSGSNQSIWKALLLPNKKQICLAFTTVVTLSTVTFFFYRFYGLQYIQEAYLYHFSRIDIRHNFSLYFLMQYLSSDIKQTFLEKLLTLLPRVVILFYLSVTFGRKRSSLAFCIFAQTFVFVTFNTVVTSQYFVWYLALLPLCYPNFCHVGLSFLIRNACPWLFAQAFWLLSAYLLEFKCWNTFNLIGIQSVVFFLANIFVLARLIHSFNDSLNLK
- the LOC119654773 gene encoding uncharacterized protein LOC119654773 — encoded protein: MESVKKAHQRFRNYPIILGKCSKAASTYAICVTRDFNVKQSTCEKEFLEFRNCLQQAAKKMNTKL